In Nicotiana tabacum cultivar K326 chromosome 17, ASM71507v2, whole genome shotgun sequence, one DNA window encodes the following:
- the LOC107795619 gene encoding putative inactive shikimate kinase like 1, chloroplastic isoform X2 encodes MKLFQLPQQLWLQQPYAGKSGHSQLPPPTHLPYSIPSLRLKIRTFTLLALSDPGASGLNSSIKSNLGKLLADALRYYYFDSDSVVEEALGGKDAVRSFVKTDLKGFRDSETEVLKQLSSMGRLVIGAGNGAVQRAANLALMRHGISIWIDVPLDMVAKEIVEESFQPPASETIKGAYPEVLTQLTAIYEESRKGYATADTTIALQKVASRLGYDTLDAVTTEDMVLETLKEIERLMRVKKLMEEAARPF; translated from the exons atgaagctattccaattgcCTCAGCAATTGTGGCTGCAACAACCATACGCCGGCAAGTCTGGCCATTCTCAGCTTCCTCCTCCTACTCATCTTCCTTATTCAATTCCCTCTCTCAGGCTCAAAATTCGCACCTTCACACTCCTAGCACTTTCCGACCCTGGTGCTTCCG GCTTAAACAGCTCCATCAAATCTAACTTGGGAAAACTTCTTGCAGATGCACTGCGCTATTATTATTTTGACAG TGACAGTGTCGTTGAAGAAGCTTTGGGAGGAAAGGATGCTGTCAGGTCATTTGTGAAGACAGACTTGAAGGGCTTTCGAGACTCAGAA ACGGAGGTACTGAAGCAGTTATCGTCCATGGGTCGCCTTGTTATTGGTGCTGGGAATGGTGCGGTTCAGCGTGCAGCTAATCT GGCGCTTATGAGACACGGCATATCAATATGGATTGACGTCCCCTTGGATATGGTAGCCAAGGAAATTGTGGAGGAGAGTTTTCAACCTCCTGCTTCTGAAACAATAAAAGGAGCATATCCCGAG GTGTTGACTCAATTAACTGCTATTTATGAAGAAAGCCGTAAGGGATATGCTACAGCTGATACAACTATCGCACTCCAGA AGGTTGCTTCTCGGTTAGGCTATGATACACTAGATGCAGTAACCACAGAGGATATGGTTTTGGAG actctGAAGGAGATAGAGAGATTGATGAGAGTAAAGAAGTTGATGGAAGAAGCTGCCAGGCCATTTTAG
- the LOC107795619 gene encoding putative inactive shikimate kinase like 1, chloroplastic isoform X1 codes for MKLFQLPQQLWLQQPYAGKSGHSQLPPPTHLPYSIPSLRLKIRTFTLLALSDPGASDSTTQATQFDLSLTVKRKAAEISPDMKGTCIFLVGLNSSIKSNLGKLLADALRYYYFDSDSVVEEALGGKDAVRSFVKTDLKGFRDSETEVLKQLSSMGRLVIGAGNGAVQRAANLALMRHGISIWIDVPLDMVAKEIVEESFQPPASETIKGAYPEVLTQLTAIYEESRKGYATADTTIALQKVASRLGYDTLDAVTTEDMVLETLKEIERLMRVKKLMEEAARPF; via the exons atgaagctattccaattgcCTCAGCAATTGTGGCTGCAACAACCATACGCCGGCAAGTCTGGCCATTCTCAGCTTCCTCCTCCTACTCATCTTCCTTATTCAATTCCCTCTCTCAGGCTCAAAATTCGCACCTTCACACTCCTAGCACTTTCCGACCCTGGTGCTTCCG ATTCCACAACCCAGGCCACTCAATTTGATCTTTCGTTAACCGTGAAG AGGAAAGCAGCAGAAATATCTCCAGACATGAAAGGAACTTGTATCTTCCTTGTTG GCTTAAACAGCTCCATCAAATCTAACTTGGGAAAACTTCTTGCAGATGCACTGCGCTATTATTATTTTGACAG TGACAGTGTCGTTGAAGAAGCTTTGGGAGGAAAGGATGCTGTCAGGTCATTTGTGAAGACAGACTTGAAGGGCTTTCGAGACTCAGAA ACGGAGGTACTGAAGCAGTTATCGTCCATGGGTCGCCTTGTTATTGGTGCTGGGAATGGTGCGGTTCAGCGTGCAGCTAATCT GGCGCTTATGAGACACGGCATATCAATATGGATTGACGTCCCCTTGGATATGGTAGCCAAGGAAATTGTGGAGGAGAGTTTTCAACCTCCTGCTTCTGAAACAATAAAAGGAGCATATCCCGAG GTGTTGACTCAATTAACTGCTATTTATGAAGAAAGCCGTAAGGGATATGCTACAGCTGATACAACTATCGCACTCCAGA AGGTTGCTTCTCGGTTAGGCTATGATACACTAGATGCAGTAACCACAGAGGATATGGTTTTGGAG actctGAAGGAGATAGAGAGATTGATGAGAGTAAAGAAGTTGATGGAAGAAGCTGCCAGGCCATTTTAG
- the LOC107795630 gene encoding uncharacterized protein At2g33490-like: MKSSLGKLKKFALHNKEKKDPQILLHLDGLSQASQDMKDMRDSYDSLLSAAAAAANSAFEFSESLMEMGTCLLEKIALNGDGENGKALSMLGGVQLELQKLVDCYRSHIILTITNPSESLLSELRKVEEMKLQCDEKREVYEYMAKRGKGGKGENFTSQQLQAAREDYEEMARLCIFRVQSLKQGQCRSLLTQAVRHHGAQLNFFRKGLKSLEAVEPQIRVVAEKQHIDYQLVELDDSEDGGKSYEANDVGELSFDYRQNKQELNDPFPLRDSMEFDPADAPSALLTSGMEEGELDFGKNQEQTFTRQPRAGSHSAPIFAEKLDISDRIKQAQTSVRKFHTYVLPTPADAKSLSTRTSVSLHSSATNPSGGANNPWHSSPLNIDNYSKFAEGNLSADILAKAQPTVNNLSAPLPPPLAEGTSFPQYDVQNGLDARKIRRLAFSGPLASKPSSSKPLLSASGPIGLAAERPLLEPGLASGVPITQPPSALDVSYSASPPLVSSPKISELHELPRPPGSLASKPSSSTAVGHSAPLVNRNREMSPTNQSPVLASNTGSPLPLPPLTIPRSFSIPSNNQRAMALHVAQLLESPQRKGKGDVMCSPPLTPISLSNASNSGQIRGRS, encoded by the exons ATGAAGTCGTCTTTGGGGAAGCTGAAGAAATTTGCACTGCACAATAAGGAGAAGAAGGATCCTCAGATTTTGTTGCATTTGGATGGCCTCTCTCAAGCTTCTcag GATATGAAAGACATGAGAGATTCCTATGACAGCTTACTATCTGCAGCAGCAGCTGCAGCTAATAGTGCATTTG AGTTTTCAGAATCCTTGATGGAAATGGGCACCTGCCTGTTGGAGAAAATTGCACTGAATGGTGATGGAGAAAATG GCAAAGCACTGTCAATGTTAGGAGGAGTACAATTAGAACTTCAGAAACTCGTCGACTGCTAT CGTTCACATATCATCCTAACTATCACAAATCCATCTGAATCTCTTCTTAGTGAACTTCGGAAAGTGGAG GAAATGAAACTGCAGTGTGATGAGAAAAG GGAAGTGTACGAGTATATGGCAAAAAGGGGAAAGGGTGGAAAAGGGGAGAACTTTACTTCTCAGCAGTTACAGGCTGCTCGGGAAGACTATGAGGAAATGGCAAGACTTTGCATTTTCCGTGTACAATCTCTGAAGCAAGGGCAATGTCGCAGCCTTTTGACCCAAGCAGTTCGTCACCATGGAGCACAG TTGAATTTCTTCCGCAAAGGACTGAAATCTCTTGAAGCTGTTGAACCACAAATAAGGGTGGTTGCTGAAAAGCAACACATTGACTACCAACTTGTTGAATTGGATGATAGTGAGGATGGAGGGAAGAGCTATGAGGCTAATGATGTTggtgaattgagttttgattataGACAAAATAAGCAGGAACTAAATGATCCTTTCCCATTGAGGGATTCAATGGAG TTTGATCCAGCGGATGCTCCAAGTGCCCTACTAACCTCTGGGATGGAGGAAGGGGAG TTGGATTTTGGCAAAAACCAAGAGCAGACTTTTACTAGACAACCTCGTGCAGGCAGTCATTCTGCTCCAATATTTGCGGAGAAATTGGATATTTCTGATAGAATCAAACAAGCACAGACATCTGTCCGCAAATTTCACACATACGTTTTACCAACTCCAGCTGATGCGAAAAGTTTGAGTACAAGGACAAGTGTTTCCCTTCACTCTAGTGCTACAAATCCTAGTGGAGGAGCCAACAATCCCTGGCATTCTTCCCCGCTTAATATTGATAATTATTCTAAATTTGCAGAAGGAAACTTGTCAGCGGACATTCTTGCAAAAGCCCAACCCACTGTTAATAATCTCTCCGCCCCACTACCCCCACCTCTTGCTGAGGGAACTTCTTTCCCACAATATGATGTACAAAATGGACTTGATGCTAGAAAAATAAGACGACTTGCTTTCTCAGGTCCATTAGCAAGTAAACCTTCATCGAGCAAGCCTTTGTTATCTGCCAGCGGACCTATTGGCTTGGCTGCTGAACGGCCTCTTCTAGAACCTGGATTGGCCTCTGGAGTACCAATAACTCAGCCACCATCAGCTCTAGATGTATCCTACAGTGCTTCACCTCCCCTTGTTTCTTCACCAAAAATTAGTGAGCTTCATGAGCTCCCGCGGCCTCCTGGCTCATTGGCCTCCAAGCCATCAAGTTCAACTGCAGTTGGGCACTCTGCGCCCCTAGTCAACAGAAATCGAGAAATGTCTCCAACAAATCAGAGTCCTGTGCTGGCATCAAATACGGGTTCTCCACTACCACTTCCTCCACTAACCATTCCTCGAAGTTTTTCTATACCGTCCAACAATCAGAGAGCAATGGCACTACATGTAGCCCAGCTACTAGAGTCTCCTCAAAGAAAGGGCAAGGGTGATGTAATGTGCTCTCCTCCATTAACACCTATATCTCTTTCAAACGCTTCAAATTCTGGGCAAATCAGAG GTAGGAGCTGA
- the LOC107795632 gene encoding NAC domain-containing protein 83-like isoform X1: MEEQKDGAKRGGGTVRSLNLPIGFRFRPTDEELLAHYLSRKIFSMPLPALIIPEILDIFDSFPSDLPAGDLREKRYFFSKANGDINSKGCSRLISGKDCSGYWKAVGQGQLIVVPISGSAISDQQQQRLLLGMKKALRFYQATRSGYLTTRWIMHQYSLVTISPSDQNVNMMQVGDWSIFRIYQKKLLISKNVRTKSNGFAEQCKIKTNTRKRLFNEVLKDKEVLI, from the exons ATGGAGGAGCAGAAGGACGGTGCAAAACGTGGAGGGGGCACAGTTAGGAGCTTAAATCTGCCCATTGGATTTAGGTTTCGTCCCACTGATGAAGAGCTATTGGCTCACTACTTGAGTAGAAAGATCTTTTCTATGCCTTTGCCTGCCTTAATCATCCCTGAAATACTGGATATTTTCGACTCCTTTCCCTCTGACTTGCCTG CAGGGGACTTGAGGGAGAAGAGGTATTTCTTCAGCAAAGCAAATGGAGATATAAACAGCAAGGGGTGCAGCAGATTGATCAGTGGCAAGGATTGTTCTGGTTATTGGAAAGCCGTTGGCCAAGGCCAGTTAATTGTGGTTCCAATTTCGGGTTCTGCAATAAGTGACCAACAACAACAGCGGCTACTTCTTGGGATGAAAAAAGCCCTTCGATTTTACCAAGCAACGCGTTCTGGATATTTAACAACTCGTTGGATTATGCACCAATATTCCCTTGTCACAATTTCCCCCTCTGATCAG AATGTTAACATGATGCAAGTAGGAGATTGGAGCATCTTTCGCATATACCAGAAGAAATTACTAATTTCCAAGAATGTGAGGACTAAGTCTAATGGTTTTGCTGAGCAATGTAAGATCAAGACAAATACCCGAAAGAGGCTTTTTAATGAAGTGTTAAAAGACAAGGAAGTTCTCATTTAG
- the LOC107795632 gene encoding NAC domain-containing protein 83-like isoform X2 → MEEQKDGAKRGGGTVRSLNLPIGFRFRPTDEELLAHYLSRKIFSMPLPALIIPEILDIFDSFPSDLPGDLREKRYFFSKANGDINSKGCSRLISGKDCSGYWKAVGQGQLIVVPISGSAISDQQQQRLLLGMKKALRFYQATRSGYLTTRWIMHQYSLVTISPSDQNVNMMQVGDWSIFRIYQKKLLISKNVRTKSNGFAEQCKIKTNTRKRLFNEVLKDKEVLI, encoded by the exons ATGGAGGAGCAGAAGGACGGTGCAAAACGTGGAGGGGGCACAGTTAGGAGCTTAAATCTGCCCATTGGATTTAGGTTTCGTCCCACTGATGAAGAGCTATTGGCTCACTACTTGAGTAGAAAGATCTTTTCTATGCCTTTGCCTGCCTTAATCATCCCTGAAATACTGGATATTTTCGACTCCTTTCCCTCTGACTTGCCTG GGGACTTGAGGGAGAAGAGGTATTTCTTCAGCAAAGCAAATGGAGATATAAACAGCAAGGGGTGCAGCAGATTGATCAGTGGCAAGGATTGTTCTGGTTATTGGAAAGCCGTTGGCCAAGGCCAGTTAATTGTGGTTCCAATTTCGGGTTCTGCAATAAGTGACCAACAACAACAGCGGCTACTTCTTGGGATGAAAAAAGCCCTTCGATTTTACCAAGCAACGCGTTCTGGATATTTAACAACTCGTTGGATTATGCACCAATATTCCCTTGTCACAATTTCCCCCTCTGATCAG AATGTTAACATGATGCAAGTAGGAGATTGGAGCATCTTTCGCATATACCAGAAGAAATTACTAATTTCCAAGAATGTGAGGACTAAGTCTAATGGTTTTGCTGAGCAATGTAAGATCAAGACAAATACCCGAAAGAGGCTTTTTAATGAAGTGTTAAAAGACAAGGAAGTTCTCATTTAG